One region of Camelus bactrianus isolate YW-2024 breed Bactrian camel chromosome 20, ASM4877302v1, whole genome shotgun sequence genomic DNA includes:
- the ECI2 gene encoding enoyl-CoA delta isomerase 2 isoform X2, which yields MTTMAQVICGLARRWCFGALGSPLQVPCLQALPLHLGRTATRASQRDLENAVHQVKLWKKDPGNEVKLKLYALYKQATEGPCNLPKPDMMDLVNKAKWDAWSALGSLPKETARENYVDLVSSLSAASEPPSPAKPAADGEQAGGDLVVTSENHITTITFNRPAKKNAITTKMYQDIMLALQAASKDDSVLTVLTGNGEYYCSGNDLTNFTDIPPGGPEEKARTNAILLREFVDCFIDFPKPLVAVVNGPAVGISVTLLGLFDLVYASDRATFHTPFGPLGLSPEGCSSYTFPKMMGPSKAAEMLIFGRKLTAQEACAQGLVTEVFPDSTFQKEVWTRLRAYTKLPPNHSGHHGAVPSPRNFNFYAQLLRDVCSRAACPRAPHHGACIES from the exons TCCCCTGCAGGTCCCCTGCCTCCAGGCGCTGCCCCTGCACTTGGGCAGGACAGCAACGAGGGCCAGCCAGAGGGACCTGGAGAACGCAGTGCATCAGGTGAAACTCTGGAAGAAGGACCCGGGAAACGAAGTGAAGCTGAAACTCTACGCGCTGTATAAGCAG GCCACCGAGGGACCGTGTAATTTGCCCAAACCAGATATGATGGACTTGGTCAATAAGGCCAAATGGGACGCGTGGAGTGCTCTTGGCAGTCTGCCCAAG GAAACTGCCAGGGAGAACTACGTGGATTTGGTGTCCAGCCTGAGTGCTGCATCCGAGCCCCCCAGCCCGGCGAAGCCTGCAGCGGACGGGGAACAAGCGGGAGGTGACCTGGTGGTGACCTCTGAGAACCACATCACAACGATCACGTTCAACCGGCCCGCCAAAAAAAATGCAATCACCACTAAG ATGTATCAAGATATCATGCTTGCACTTCAGGCTGCCAGCAAGGACGACTCGGTCCTGACTGTTCTAACAG GAAACGGTGAGTATTACTGCAGTGGGAATGACCTGACCAACTTCACTGACATCCCCCCCGGAGGGCCGGAGGAGAAAGCCAGGACTAACGCCATTCTGCTGAG GGAATTTGTAGACTGTTTCATAGATTTTCCTAAGCCTCTGGTCGCAGTGGTCAACGGCCCAGCCGTGGGCATCTCCGTCACCCTTCTCGGCCTGTTTGACCTCGTGTACGCATCAGACAGG GCAACGTTTCACACTCCGTTCGGCCCCCTGGGCCTGAGTCCGGAAGGCTGCTCCTCCTACACCTTTCCGAAGATGATGGGCCCCAGCAAG GCAGCAGAGATGCTCATTTTTGGGCGGAAGCTGACAGCTCAGGAAGCCTGTGCTCAAGGACTTGTGACCGAAGTCTTTCCTGACAGCACTTTTCAGAAGGAAGTTTGGACCAGGCTGAGGGCCTACACTAAGCTCCCTCCAAAC CACTCAGGCCACCAcggagctgtcccctcccccagaaaCTTCAATTTCTACGCGCAGCTTCTTAGAGATGTGTGCTCACGAGCCGCGTGTCCCCGCGCCCCCCACCATGGTGCGTGCATTGAGAGCTGA
- the ECI2 gene encoding enoyl-CoA delta isomerase 2 isoform X1: protein MTTMAQVICGLARRWCFGALGSPLQVPCLQALPLHLGRTATRASQRDLENAVHQVKLWKKDPGNEVKLKLYALYKQATEGPCNLPKPDMMDLVNKAKWDAWSALGSLPKETARENYVDLVSSLSAASEPPSPAKPAADGEQAGGDLVVTSENHITTITFNRPAKKNAITTKMYQDIMLALQAASKDDSVLTVLTGNGEYYCSGNDLTNFTDIPPGGPEEKARTNAILLREFVDCFIDFPKPLVAVVNGPAVGISVTLLGLFDLVYASDRATFHTPFGPLGLSPEGCSSYTFPKMMGPSKAAEMLIFGRKLTAQEACAQGLVTEVFPDSTFQKEVWTRLRAYTKLPPNAVRTSREVMRSKGRERLHAVNAEECGALQQRWLSEECTSAVVRFLSRRGKL, encoded by the exons TCCCCTGCAGGTCCCCTGCCTCCAGGCGCTGCCCCTGCACTTGGGCAGGACAGCAACGAGGGCCAGCCAGAGGGACCTGGAGAACGCAGTGCATCAGGTGAAACTCTGGAAGAAGGACCCGGGAAACGAAGTGAAGCTGAAACTCTACGCGCTGTATAAGCAG GCCACCGAGGGACCGTGTAATTTGCCCAAACCAGATATGATGGACTTGGTCAATAAGGCCAAATGGGACGCGTGGAGTGCTCTTGGCAGTCTGCCCAAG GAAACTGCCAGGGAGAACTACGTGGATTTGGTGTCCAGCCTGAGTGCTGCATCCGAGCCCCCCAGCCCGGCGAAGCCTGCAGCGGACGGGGAACAAGCGGGAGGTGACCTGGTGGTGACCTCTGAGAACCACATCACAACGATCACGTTCAACCGGCCCGCCAAAAAAAATGCAATCACCACTAAG ATGTATCAAGATATCATGCTTGCACTTCAGGCTGCCAGCAAGGACGACTCGGTCCTGACTGTTCTAACAG GAAACGGTGAGTATTACTGCAGTGGGAATGACCTGACCAACTTCACTGACATCCCCCCCGGAGGGCCGGAGGAGAAAGCCAGGACTAACGCCATTCTGCTGAG GGAATTTGTAGACTGTTTCATAGATTTTCCTAAGCCTCTGGTCGCAGTGGTCAACGGCCCAGCCGTGGGCATCTCCGTCACCCTTCTCGGCCTGTTTGACCTCGTGTACGCATCAGACAGG GCAACGTTTCACACTCCGTTCGGCCCCCTGGGCCTGAGTCCGGAAGGCTGCTCCTCCTACACCTTTCCGAAGATGATGGGCCCCAGCAAG GCAGCAGAGATGCTCATTTTTGGGCGGAAGCTGACAGCTCAGGAAGCCTGTGCTCAAGGACTTGTGACCGAAGTCTTTCCTGACAGCACTTTTCAGAAGGAAGTTTGGACCAGGCTGAGGGCCTACACTAAGCTCCCTCCAAAC GCCGTGAGAACTTCCAGGGAGGTGATGAGAAGCAAGGGGAGGGAGCGGCTGCACGCCGTCAACGCCGAGGAGTGCGGGGCCCTGCAGCAGCGCTGGCTGTCCGAGGAGTGCACCAGCGCTGTCGTGCGCTTCTTGTCCAGGAGGGGGAAGCTCTGA